The sequence below is a genomic window from uncultured Stenotrophomonas sp..
ACATGCGCACCGGGTCGGTGGTGCGGCCACCCTCGGTGTCCAGCGCGGTCAGCGCGGCGGCGGCTTCCTCGGCGGCGGTGTCGTCCACCTCGCGGTTGCCGGTATTGCCATCGCTCAGGCTCAGGGTGTCGGCATCGGGCGCCACTTCATGGACGTCGATGCCCATGCCGGTGATCAGGCCGATGATGTCCTCGATCTGCTCCGGGTCGACCATGTCGTCGGGCAGGTGATCGTTGACTTCGGCGTAGGTCAGATAGCCCTGTTCCAGGCCCTTGCTGATCAGTTGCTTGATATCGGATTGCTGGGCAGGACGTTCGTTGGCCATGTAGTGCTCGCGCCACCGGCAGGGGGTAAGGAAGAGAACCTACTATTATACCAGCGCCGCGGGACGCCTGCCGTGCGGTGGTTTCACGGGCGTCACGGCGACGGGCGGCGGTTCAGGCGCCGGCCTTGAGCAGGAAGGTGACCGGGCCATCGTTGACCAGGCTGACCACCATATGGGCACCGAAACGGCCGGTTTCCACCTCCGCCACATGCTTTTCGCGGCAGATCGCCACCAATCGGTTGAAAATCCGTTCAGCCTCGGCCGGCGGCGCCGCGCTGGTGAAGCTGGGCCGCATGCCCGAACGGGTATCGGCGGCCAGCGTGAACTGGCTGACCAGCAACAGGCCGCCACCGATATCGCGCAGGGAACGGTTCATCTTGCCAGCATCATCGGCGAAAACCCGGTAACCGAGCAGGCGCTCGGCCATCCGCGCCAGTGCCAGTTCGTCATCCCCCGGCTCGACCCCGACCAGCGCCAGCAGCCCCGGGCCGATCCGCCCGACCACCGCGTCGTCGACACTGACCGACGCCTGGGCAACACGCTGGATCAAGGCGAGCATGGGCACTCCTGCTGGATGGGTTGCCCATCATGACACCAGGGCGCAGCCGCTAGACTTGCACGGATGAAACCGGAAACCACCGCCCGTCTCTGCCATCGCCTTGCCGCCGCGCTGACCCGCCTGCCGTGGTCGTGGCTGGGCGTTCTGGCCGACACCGTGGCGTGGCTGTGGTGGCGCATCGACGCACGCGAAAGCCGGGTGACCCGCCGCAATCTGGAACTGGCCTATCCGGAGCTGTCCACCGCGCGACGCGCCCAGCTGCACCGCGACGTGCTGCGCAGCACCGCCCGGCAAACGCTGGAAACGCTGTACTTCTGGACCCACGATCCTGCCGCCAACCTTGCCCGCCACCTGCGCGAGCGGCACGGCCAAGCGCTGTACGACGCGGCGCTGGCCTCCGGCAAGGGGGTGATCGTGGTCGCCCCGCACTACGGCAACTGGGAGCTGCTGAACCAGTGGCTGGCCTCGCGCGGGCCGTTCGCCTTCGTCTACGCCCCGCCCGAAAGCCCGGCCGGCAACGCATTCCTGCAGCTGGCGCGCGGCGGCGACAACGTGCGTCAGGTTCGTGCCGAAGGCCCGGCGGTGCGACAGTTGTTCAAGGTCCTCAAGGAGGGCGGCACGGTCGCCATCCTGCCCGACCAGCAACCCAAGAACGGCGACGGCGTGTTCGTGCCGTTCTTCGGCGTGCAGGCGCTGACCATGACCTTGGTCAACCGGCTGGCCGAGCGCACCGGCGCCAGCGTGCTCCATGCCTGGTGCGAGCGCACCGGCCCCGGCCTGCAATTCGCCCTGCACGTGGAGCCGGCGCCGGCGCGGATCGCCGATCCCGATCCGCAAACCGCCGCCACGACCCTCAACGCCGGCGTCGAGCGCATCGCCCGGCGCGACCCGTCACAGTACCAATGGACCTACAAACGCTACACGCTGCGCCCGCCCGGCAGCGGCGAACCCAACCCCTACGCCACCGCGCGGCACCCGCACTGATCCCGCGCGCCACACACCGTTCCACCCGCCACGGCGATTGAATCCCCGGCCGGCGACCCCCATCAGGTTCACGATGAACGCCTCGCTCTCCTCCCAAGCCTCCCGCACCTTCGGCGAAACCGCTGCCATCCGCTGCGAGCGCGCCGCCGCCGAGCTGCGCGCCGGACGGCCGGTGGTGGTTACCGGCGGCCAGCGGCGGCTGGCCACGCTGGCGCTGGACAGCGCTTCCCCGGCTGGCTATGCCGCCTTCGCCGCGGCAGCCGATGGACGGCACTACCTGTTCCTGACCGCCCCGCGTGCCCGCACGCTGGGACTGGACACCCCGCACGGCATCCGCATCGCACTGGCCGGGCATGACTTCGGGCAGCTGCCGTCGCTGGCCTGGCTGCGCGACGCGACCGCACCGCAGGACGGCCTGCACGAGGGCGACGACCTCGACGACGCCGCCACCGAAGTCGCGCGCCTGGGCCTGCTGCTGCCGGCGCTGATATCGGTGGAACTGCCGGCCGGCGCGACGCCGTTCGACGACTGCCTGCACCTGGCATTGGCCGACCTGCGCAACGGCGCCACCCAGGCCGGGCAGGACTACGAGCTGGTCACCCGCTCGCCGGTGCCGTTGCGCGACATCGGCATGACCGAGTTCGCCGTGTTCCGCGGCGGCGTGGCCCAGCGCGACCAGGTGGCGGTGATCGTCGGCACCCCGGACATGGCCGGCGCCGTGCCCGTGCGCGTGCACTCCTCGTGCCTGACCGGCGACCTGTTCGGCTCGCTCAAGTGCGACTGTGGCGACCAGCTGCGGCGCGGCCTGCGCACGCTCAAGGAGCTGGGCGGCGGCATCCTGCTGTACCTGGACCAGGAAGGCCGCGGCACCGGCATCGCCGCCAAGATGCGCGCCTACGGCTACCAGCACGAGGGCCTGGACACCATCGACGCCGACGCCCAACTCGGCTTCGGCGCCGACGAGCGCCGCTACGGCAGCGCGGTGGCGATGCTGCGTGCGCTTGGCGTGCAGCGCATCCAACTGCTGACCAACAACCCGACCAAGGTGCAGCACCTGCGCAACGCCGGCATCGAGGTGCTCGGCTGCGTGCCGATAACCGGCGAGATCACCGCCGAAAACGAGCACTACCTGCGCACCAAGGCCGCGCGCGCCGGCCATCACCTGGACGTGGATGCACTGATCATGGCCGCGCAGTGAGGCGGGGAACGGGAAGTGAGTGAAGAGGAGTGAGAAGTGAGAGTTGCAGATGCTCGCCGTCACTCTCGGTTCCTGTGAAACTCGTCACCCTCGCACCATCAGACGGCGGCTTTTCAGCTCTTTCTCACTCCTCACTCCTCTTCACTCACTTATTTCTCCGCCCATGCACCCACCCGAACTCCCGGACACCCCTGACGCCCCCTGGCAATCGCTGCCGGTGCGTGGTGCATGGTTCGCCGCCGCCGGCAGCGGGCTGGGCCTGGCGCTGATGCTGGGCATGGCCTGCAGCCTGTTGATGCTGGTGCTGCGCCTGCCGCAGGCATTGCTGGCCATCCTTGCCGGCATCGCCGTCGGCGCCCTGGTCGGCGCATGGTTCGGCTGGCGTCGCCACCGGCGCACATTCTGGCGGCTGGACGCACAGGCGCTGGCCGTGCGCCGCGGCCACCTGTGGCACAGCGAAAGCCATGTCCCGGTATCGCGCGTGCAGCATCTGGACCTGCGCCGCGGCCCGCTGCAACGCGCCGCCGGGCTGGCGACGCTGGTCGTGCATACCGCCGGCACCCGCATGAACACCGTGGCCATCGCCGGGCTGGAACAGGCCGACGCCGAACGCCTGCGCGACCGGCTCGCGCGCCAGCTCGACCACGACGACGCACTGTGAACCACCCCGGGCCACCGGCGGAAGGACAGGAGCAACGGCTGCACCCGTGGTCGTGGCTGTTCGCATTGCAGCAGCAGGTGCAGCAGTTCCTGCTGCCGCTGGTAGCGCTGCTGTTCTTCGGCAGCCGCCGCGAGGATGGCCAATGGCCGTTCCAGCTGGTCACGCTGGCGGTGGTGGCGGCGCTGGTCGCCAGCGCGTTGTTGCAATACCTGACCTACCGCTACCGCATCGGCCGCGACGCGCTGGCCATCCGCAGCGGCATCCTCGAGCGCACCCGGCGCGAGATTCCGTTCGCGCGCATCCACAACGTCGTCGTCCACCAGAACCTGCTGCATCGCCTGTTCGGCGTGGCCGAGCTGCGCCTGGAATCGGCGGCCGGCAGCAAGCCCGAGGCCGAAATGCGGGTGCTGCGGCTGCAACAGGCGCTGGAGCTGGAACGGTTGATCCGCCACGGCAGCCACGCCACGGCCACAGGCGAGGCCCCGGCCGAACCGGCCAGCGAGGTGCTGCTGACGCTGCCATTGCCCGAGCTGGTGCGGCAGGGGCTGATCTCCAACCGCGCGATGGTGGTGATGGCCGCGCTGGTCGGCGCCGTCTGGCAGATGTTCCCGCGCGAGCTGGTCGAGGACTTCATCCGCGAACAGGGCCGGCAGGCCTTCGGCTACGCCAGCGGACTGCAGCTGGCCACGCCGACGCTGCTTGCCGGCGGCCTGCTCCTGCTGCTGCTCGCACTGGCGCTGATGCGGCTGTTGTCCATCGGGCTGGCAATCGTGCAGTACCACGGCTTCCGCCTGAGCGAGCAGGAGCGGCGCCTGACCGTGGAGCGCGGCCTGTTCACCCGCTTGCGCAGCAGCGTCGCATTGCGCCGCATCCAGGCCTGGACACTGCGCGAAGGCCTGCTGCACCGGTTGTTTCGGCGCCGCCAACTGCGCGTGGACATCGCCGGCGGCGGCACCGGGGAGCAGGACGGACGGGCGCTGAAGGAACTGGTGCCGCTGGCGCCACCGGCAACCTGCGATGCGCTGCTGCAACAGCTGCTGCCCGGCATGCAATGGCCGCCGACGCAATGGCAGGCGGTATCCACCCGTGGCTGGTGGCGGCTGTGCCTGCCGGCGCTGTTCGTCATCGGCGTGGCGACGGCCTTTGCCTGCCATCGTTTCGGCAGCTGGGGCATGCTGCCACTGCTGTGGCTGCCGTGGTCGCTGTTCAACGCGCACCGCCAGGTCACGCGCATGGCCTACAACATCGACGCGCAACGGGTGGCGGTACGCGGCGGCTGGTGGAACCGCTGGTGGCGCATCGCCGAACTGGACAAGCTGCAGGCGCTGCGGCTGGAC
It includes:
- the dtd gene encoding D-tyr-tRNA(Tyr) deacylase (Evidence 2a : Function of homologous gene experimentally demonstrated in an other organism; PubMedId : 10383414, 10918062, 11568181; Product type e : enzyme) yields the protein MLALIQRVAQASVSVDDAVVGRIGPGLLALVGVEPGDDELALARMAERLLGYRVFADDAGKMNRSLRDIGGGLLLVSQFTLAADTRSGMRPSFTSAAPPAEAERIFNRLVAICREKHVAEVETGRFGAHMVVSLVNDGPVTFLLKAGA
- a CDS encoding Lipid A acyltransferase — protein: MKPETTARLCHRLAAALTRLPWSWLGVLADTVAWLWWRIDARESRVTRRNLELAYPELSTARRAQLHRDVLRSTARQTLETLYFWTHDPAANLARHLRERHGQALYDAALASGKGVIVVAPHYGNWELLNQWLASRGPFAFVYAPPESPAGNAFLQLARGGDNVRQVRAEGPAVRQLFKVLKEGGTVAILPDQQPKNGDGVFVPFFGVQALTMTLVNRLAERTGASVLHAWCERTGPGLQFALHVEPAPARIADPDPQTAATTLNAGVERIARRDPSQYQWTYKRYTLRPPGSGEPNPYATARHPH
- the ribA gene encoding GTP cyclohydrolase-2 translates to MNASLSSQASRTFGETAAIRCERAAAELRAGRPVVVTGGQRRLATLALDSASPAGYAAFAAAADGRHYLFLTAPRARTLGLDTPHGIRIALAGHDFGQLPSLAWLRDATAPQDGLHEGDDLDDAATEVARLGLLLPALISVELPAGATPFDDCLHLALADLRNGATQAGQDYELVTRSPVPLRDIGMTEFAVFRGGVAQRDQVAVIVGTPDMAGAVPVRVHSSCLTGDLFGSLKCDCGDQLRRGLRTLKELGGGILLYLDQEGRGTGIAAKMRAYGYQHEGLDTIDADAQLGFGADERRYGSAVAMLRALGVQRIQLLTNNPTKVQHLRNAGIEVLGCVPITGEITAENEHYLRTKAARAGHHLDVDALIMAAQ
- a CDS encoding Bacterial membrane flanked domain family encodes the protein MHPPELPDTPDAPWQSLPVRGAWFAAAGSGLGLALMLGMACSLLMLVLRLPQALLAILAGIAVGALVGAWFGWRRHRRTFWRLDAQALAVRRGHLWHSESHVPVSRVQHLDLRRGPLQRAAGLATLVVHTAGTRMNTVAIAGLEQADAERLRDRLARQLDHDDAL
- a CDS encoding conserved membrane hypothetical protein (Evidence 4 : Homologs of previously reported genes of unknown function): MNHPGPPAEGQEQRLHPWSWLFALQQQVQQFLLPLVALLFFGSRREDGQWPFQLVTLAVVAALVASALLQYLTYRYRIGRDALAIRSGILERTRREIPFARIHNVVVHQNLLHRLFGVAELRLESAAGSKPEAEMRVLRLQQALELERLIRHGSHATATGEAPAEPASEVLLTLPLPELVRQGLISNRAMVVMAALVGAVWQMFPRELVEDFIREQGRQAFGYASGLQLATPTLLAGGLLLLLLALALMRLLSIGLAIVQYHGFRLSEQERRLTVERGLFTRLRSSVALRRIQAWTLREGLLHRLFRRRQLRVDIAGGGTGEQDGRALKELVPLAPPATCDALLQQLLPGMQWPPTQWQAVSTRGWWRLCLPALFVIGVATAFACHRFGSWGMLPLLWLPWSLFNAHRQVTRMAYNIDAQRVAVRGGWWNRWWRIAELDKLQALRLDRSPLDHRFGTATLTLDTAGAFGTQPLRLRFLEEAQARELMERLGREMAQRRLHW